CGCGAGCTGACGCATCAGGGCGTGGCTCGGGGCGTCGTGGTTGCCGGGCACCTGGAAGGCGAAGGTGCCGCCGGGGCGGATGCCGGTCAGCCAGTCGGCGAAGCGCTCGACGTGTTCCGGGACCCATTGCAGGGTCGCGTTGCTGAACAGCAGGTCGTACGGCTCCGCGGGGTCGGGCGTCCAGCGCGCGGCGTCGGCGAGGACGAAGTCGACGGTGCCGCCGCCCTCGGTGGCGCCCGCGTGGTACCGGCGGGCGCGGTCCAGCATCTCGGCGGAGTTGTCGAGGCCGGTGACACGGGCGGTGGGCCAGCGCCGGGCCAGTACCGCCGTCATGTTGCCCGGGCCGCAGCCGAGATCGGCGATACGGGGTGCGGCGCCCTGCGGCACGGGCAGCGGAGGCACCCGGGCGAGCAGGTCGTGGAAGGGGCGGCTGCGGTGGCCCGCGTGGCGCAGGTACTGGTTCGGGTCCCAGACGGGGTTCTGCTTCGGGGCCCGGTCGTCTTGGTTGGAGGCCCGGTTGGGGTTCTGGTTCTGGGCCCGGTCGGGGCTCTCGTCCAGTTCCCCTACGGGGTTCGGTGTGCGCTCTTCGGCGGGGTTCGGTGTGCGCTCGTTGGCGGCAGGCGCGGTCGGCTCCGGCGTGTGGCGGGGCTCGGGGGCGGGTCCGGGCATGGTGACCTCCTCGGTCGCGGAGCGGCGGGCCGGTGAGCCCGCTCGGTCCGGCAGTCCGGCAGTCCGGCAGTCCGGCAGTCCGGCAGTCCGGCAGTCCGGCAGCCTCATCCTCGTGGGGTAATTATCTCGACGTCAAGTAACTTGACGATGAGATACTCGCTCTCAAGAGATATGAACCCAAGAGATTCGGAGTCAAGAGACTTCATGTCGAGGGACCCTCTACACTGATCGCCATGGAGGACGAGGTCGACCGGCTGGTATCGGCGTGGCGCCGTGAGCGCCCCGATCTCGACGTGGAACCGCTCGAGGTGCTCAGCAGGGTGAGCAGGCTCGCCCGCCATCTCGACCGCGCCCGACGCCTCGCCTTCTCCGAGCATGCGCTGGAGCCCTGGGAGTTCGACGTACTGACCTCGCTGCGTCGCGCCGGAGCCCCGTATCAGCTCTCTCCCGGACAGCTTCTCACGCAGACCCTGGTCACTTCCGGCACAATGACCAACCGGATCGACCGCCTCACCAAGAAGGGGCTCGTCGAGCGCCTGCCGGACCCCAGCGACCGGCGCGGGGTACTCGTCCGGCTCACCGCGACCGGACAGGACCGGGCCGACCGGGCACTCGCCGGACTCCTCGACCAGGAACGCGCCATCCTCAGCGAACTCTCGCCGCAGGAACGCGGCCAACTGGCGGGGCTGCTGCGGCAGTTGACGGCGCCGTTCGACAACATCCCCGGTTAGCACCGTACTTCTCGACTTCTCGACTTCTCGTACCGGCACCGTAAGCACCGCTTCGCATCCCGCACGGCGCCCGCTTCTCGTCGTCGCCCCGGGCGAACTGGCGTACCCCGCACGCGGGTTGGGTTCGCGAGTGTCAGCCCGACGCCGCAGCCCGGCGCCGTCTCGCACCCGCTCCGCGCCCGGTCGCCCCTCCCGATCCCCCCGACGCGGCCAGGGCGATGTTGCGGGCCATGCCTCCGAACACCACAGTGTGGAAGGGCGATACGCCCCACCAGTACGCGTGGCCGAGCAGGCCGCGTGGATGGAAGAGGGCACGTTGGCGGTAGCGGGTGCGGCCGGACTCGTCGCGGTCCGCGCGCATCTCCAGCCAGGCCAGGCCGGGCAGCCTCATCTCGGCGCGCAGCCGCAGCAGTTGACCCGGTTCGATCTCTTCCACGCGCCAGAAGTCCAGGGAGTCGCCCGCGCGCAGGCGGTGCGGGTCGCGTCGGCCCCGGTGCAGCCCGACCCCGCCGATCAGCCGGTCGAACCAGCCGCGTACGGCCCAGGCGAGGGGGAAGGAGTACCAGCCGTTGGTGCCGCCGATGCCCTCGATGACGCGCCACAGCGCTTCCGGCGAGGCGTCCACGGTCAGTTCGCGCCGGTCCGTGTACAGGCTGCCGCCGGACCAGTCGGGGTCGGTGGGCAGCGGATCGCTGGGGGCGCCCGGCACCGCGGCGGACGACCAGCGGGTGGTCACCTGCGCCTCCTGTACGCGCCGCAGCGCCAGCTCAAGCGCCCGGTCGCAGGACAGCGGCTGCCCGGACCCGTCGGGTACGTACCGTGCGATGTCGTGTTCGTGGCAGACCACCTCGTGCCGCAGGGACGCGGTGAGCGGCCGGGCGATCGAGCCGGGCACCGGCGTGACCAGGCCGACCCACAGGCTGGACAGTCGCGGCGTCAGCACCGGCACGGGCACGATCAGGCGCCGGGGCAGGCCCGCGAGCGCGGCGTAACGGCGCATCATCTCGACGTACGTGAGGACGTCCGGACCGCCGATGTCGAAGGCGCGGTTCACCTCGGCGGGCATGGCCGCGCCGCCGACGAGGTAGCGCAGCACGTCGCGCACGCCGATCGGCTGGATCCGGTTGCGTACCCAGCGCGGGGTGACCATGACCGGCAGCCGTTCGGTGAGGTAGCGCAGCATCTCGAAGGACGCCGAGCCCGAGCCGATGATCACCGCCGCGCGCAGCACGGTGGCCGGCACCTCGCCGTCCAGGAAGATCCGCGCCACTTCGGCGCGGGAGCGCAGATGCGGTGACAGCTCCCGCTCGGGCACGCCCCGCGGGGTGAGGCCGCCCAGGTAGACGATGCGCCGCACACCCGCCGCCGCGGCCTGTTCGGCGAAGATCCGTGCTGCGCGGCGGTCCGTCTCCTCGAAGCCGGAACCGGTGCTCAGGGCGTGGACCAGGTAGTACGCGACGTCGATGCCCGCCATGGCCGACCGGACCGAGGCCTCGTCCGTCACATCGCCGCGGACCACCTCCGCCCGGTCGGCCCACGGGTGGTCACGCAGTTTCTCCGGCGAGCGGGCCAGGCAGCGCACCCGGTGACCGGCGTCCAGCAGCTCCGGCACCAACCGGCCCCCGATGTAGCCGGTCGCGCCGGTCACCAGGCAGGTCTGTCCGGGGCGATGTGCGGGCGCCCCGCTGTCGTGTTCCGCCATGACCGCCTCCTCCTGGGGCTCTGCCGCACCCTCCGCCGGTCGGGCCCTCCGACCCGGGGGCCCGCCTTCTACCCTTCCCCAGCTCGGCCGACCCTGCGACCGGCCGGCGACCGCCGGAGCGGATGGCAGCAGGGATCAGCGCCGCCCAGGAGGCGTGGCCGTAGGCGTGACCGTGGTCGTGACCGTGGCCACCAATGACTTCCAGAACGCGTAGTCGTGGTCCCGGTCGAAGTCGACCGGGCGGATGCCGTCGTGGCCGGGTGCCAGGGACAGCGCGGCCCGAGGCGCGCGGTCGGCTCGGGGCCAGTACGGAGCGCCCGGGCCGTTGGGGTCGCCGGTGCGGGCGAAGCGGGACCAGTAGTCGATCACCCGGTCGCCGAGGTGGCGTTGGTCCGGGGTGAGAGTGCGGCCGGTGAAGTAGTCGGTGTCGAACTGGTACTGGAGCTCGGCGGCGTGGAAGGCCCGGGTGGGGAACGAGGGGGCCGGTACGTCGGTCGCCCAGGGGGCGTCGGCATCCGCGAACTGGTAGGCATACGTGGGGACTTGGCGCGCGAGGGTGTGGTTCATGTCGGAGGCGGAGCGGGCGAACACGAGGTCGGTGATCAGCTTCGACCAGGTCTCGTCGGGCCCGTGGTACCGGTCGGCCGGATAGCGGGCCAGGACCTTGGCCGCCCTCGGCTCCCCGAAGAACTCCCTGACCCGGGCCTCGTAGGCGGATACGGTCAGCGGGGGCTCCTGGAGCAGGTGCGCCGCGACGGCCTGGAAGGTGTGGAACTCGTCGCGGGTGATGCCGTGCAGGACCGGGACCTTGTGGAACCGGCCCGCCGCCAGGGCCGCCGCCGGAGACTCGGGCAGTAGGCCGCCACCTCCGTAGACCGGGGCGACGGAGGTGAAGCGCAGGTCACCCTCGGCCTTCTCGGTCACCGCCATCACCTCGCGGGCCGGTGTGCCGCGCAAGCAGCGGGCGACGGTGGCCGGGTCGGTGCAGCCCAGCGCTCCGGCGACACTGCGGCCCTGTTTCTCGGCCTTGTCGCGGGCGAGCGGCAGCCAGCCGCCGTTCGGATCGGGTACGCCGGTCAGGTCCGGCCAGGTGCCGGACAAGCACGGTCCGCTCTGGACCGCGGCCCGGTGGAAGAGCCCGGCAGCGGCCGGGGAGGCGAGCTGGGAACAGGTGCTGACGCCGCCCGCCGACTCACCGAACAGCGTCACGTTCGACGGGTCGCCGCCGAAGGCCCCGGCATTGCGCCGGACCCAGCGCAGCGCCTCCTGCTGGTCCTCCAGACCGAAGTTGCCGGACTTGTGCCGGGCAGGGCCGCCGTCCAGCGCGGGGTGGGCGAGGAACCCGAACAGGCCGAGCCGGTAGTTGACCGTCACCACGATCACCTCGCCCCGGTCCGCGAGCCGCTGCGGGCGGTACATGTCACCGGCGCCGTTGCGAAAGCCCGAGCCGTGGACCCAGACCATCACCGGCAGCTTCTTGCCGCGTACGTGCCGGGGCGTGGTCACGTTGAGATACAGGCAGTCCTCGGACTCGCTGCGCGGCTCGACGTTCGGGAAGACACCCGTCGACTGGGCACAGCGCGGCCCCGGCCGGGTGGCGTCGCGCGGCTCGCTCCAGGGCGCGGCCGGGCGCGGCGATCCCCAGCGCGCGGGCTTGGACGCGTACGGGATGCCCAGGAACTCACGGTGATCGGCGGCGGCTTTTCCGCGTACGGGGCCCTTGTCGGTGACCACCAAGGTGTCGTCAGCGGGCGTCAACTCTGTTGAGTTCGTTGGCGCGCTGGCGGGCGCGGATGCCGGTGCGGGGGCCGCCGGGGCCTGGGTCGCCGGGGCCTGGGTCGCCGAGAGCCCGAGACCGGCGACGGCCAGGACCAGGGCCAGTGCTCCGGCCGGGACCGCCCCGGCCGGGGGTCGTTTCGCTCGCACTGCAAGGTTCCTTTCGGCAGGGGCGCTTGGTGCGCCGATGCCGTTCACGCTTCCAGCGCCGCGAGGTCCGCACAGTGGGCCCAGCACCACTGTCGCGGGGGACCTGCGCCCCCGGTTCACCGTCAACCGGGGGCTTTCAGGGGCAAGTACGCGTACTCGTACGCGTAGTCAACTCGCCTCTGTGCGACGTGCTTTCGGGCAACCTGGCCAGCAACTCGCCCCCGGGATAAGTGACTTCAGCGCAACCTACGCACCCCACACACCCAACTCACCGTCGGCAAAGGGCCCTCAGGACGCCTCCTCCAGGTCCACCGGACCAACTCCCGCCCGGCGGGCGAGGGCGACCGCTGCGAGGGTGGAGTGGACCTGGAGCTTGCCGAGGACGTTCTGCATGTGGGTGCGGACCGTGTGCGGGGAGAGGTAGAGGCGTTCGGCGACGGCCTTGCGGCCGAGGCCCGCGACCATGCAGCGCAGTACCTCGCGCTCGCGCGGGGTGAGTTGGTCGATCAGGCGCTCGCTCTCGCTCCGGTGCTTGCGGGTCGACGTCATCTCGCGCAGCACCCCGGTGAGCAGGGCGGGCGGCAGATGGGTCTCGTCGCGCAGTACGCCCCGGATGACCGCGTGCAGGCGTTGCAGCGAGGAGTCCTTGGCGACCCAGCCGCAGGCCCCGGCCTGGAGCGCGAGCGCCGCACAGCGCGGCTCGTCCTTCTCCGCGATCACCACCGCACGCGCCCCGTGACCCGACCGCTGAAGCGCGGCCACCAGTGAGAGGCCGCCCCCCGGCGGGCCCTGCGCCCCGGCCTCCGCGAGCCGCGGCACGGGCACCCCGCCGGACGAGGCCGCGTGCGGCCCGGTCATCGCGGACACCCTGGGCGGCGCAAGCCCGCCGGAAGGCACGGAAGTTGGGGACGGCGCGGAAGGCGGCGAGGTCGCGGATGCCGCGTGCACCGCAGCCGCCCTCGTCAGCCCGGATTGCGACTGCGCCTGTGCTTGCGTCTGTGCCTGTACCTGCGCCTGCGCCTGTGCCTGCGCCCCACTGTGCCGCCCCAGCCCCGCGTCCACGAGGACCACGTCGAAGGCGCGGCCCTCGGCGGCCGCGCGTTGCAGACAGCGCAGTGCGGCCGGTGCGCTGCCCGCCGCTCCCGTGTCCACGTCGGGCTCGGCCGCGAGTGCCGCGGCGAGCGACTCGGCGAAGATGCGATGGTCGTCCACGACCAGGACCCTGATGCGTCGTGCCACGTCAACCCCCAAGTGCGCGGGGGAAAGGGCCAGTACGGGTACGGCGCCCGGGAAGAAGTGCCAAAACCTTTCGGCACCCTGGGCGGGATGTACGGCCGCCGCCGTGCGGACCGCCGAGGACATCCCGGGCGTCGCACCCGACTGTCTCGCCCCCTGATGTGCACCGGCCCCCACCGGTGCTGTGATTCAGCGTAGGCCCGTGAGACAGAAGCGGAAGGTTATTCACGAAAGTGGTACCGGAGGCCGGTCCCACAGACGCCATATGCCGGGAATCCGGACGGAACAGGGCACCATCCGGACGGAGTTCGGACACGGGGCGAGCGAAAGCGGACGCTCAAGCCCAGCGGACCACCGGCGATCCGCTGGAGATCCACCGACGATCCACCGGCAGTCCACTGGCGGACGAGGCCGCGGACGCGCCCCTCCCCCTCGCCTCACCGCTCCCGACGCGCCCCCTGCGCCGCCACCGCCGGAAAGATCCGCGGCGCGGTGAACGACGCCTCGACGAAGGCCCGTTCGAGGGCTTCGGCGATCTCGGCCTGCCGCTCCCGCTCGACGAGGACGATCGCGCTGCCGCCGAAGCCGCCGCCCGTCATCCGTGCGCCGAGCGCGCCCGCCGCGTTCGCGGCCTCGACCGCGAGGTCCAACTCCGGGCAGGAGATACGCAGATCGTCGCGGAGCGAGTGGTGCCCCTCGGTCAGGACGGGTCCGATCGCCCGTACCTCACCCGCCTCCAGGAGCGCGGCGACCCGCTGCACCCGGTGGTCGTCGCTCACGACGTGGCGTACGTAGCGGCGCACCCGCTCGTCGGTCAACTTCCCCAGTGCGGCGGGCAGTTGCTCGTACGGAAGGTCGCGCAGGTGGGAGAGGCCGAGCAGGCGGGCGCCCTCCTCGCAGCCGTCGCGGCGCTCGGCGTAGGCCCCGTCGCCGAGGGCGTGCTTGACGCGGGTGTCGACGACGAGCAGGCCGAGGCCGTGTGCGGCCAGGTCGAACGGGACCTGCTCGACGCTCAGATCGCGGCAGTCGAGGTGGAGCAGATGGCCCGGCCGGGCGCAGGCGGAGGCCATCTGGTCCATGATTCCGCACGGCACGCCGACGAAGTCGTTCTCGGCGCGCTGCGCGATCCGCGCCAACTCCGGTCCGCTCAGGCCGAGTTCGAACAGGTCGTTGAGCGCGAGGGCGGTGACGACCTCCAGCGCGGCCGAGGAGGACAGGCCCGCACCGGTCGGCACCGCCGAGGCGAGGTGCAGGTCCGCGCCGCCGACGGTGTGCCCGGCCTCGCGCAGCGCCCACACCACGCCCGCCGGGTAGGCGGCCCAGCCGCCGTCCGACAGCGGCTTCAGCTCGTCCGTACGCAGCTCGGCGAGGGGGACGTCGAGGTCCGCGGAGTGCAGCCGCAGTACGCCGTCGGTGCGCCGTGCGACGGCGGCGAGGGCCGAGTGCGGCAGCGCGAGCGGCATCACGAAGCCCTCGTTGAAGTCGGTGTACTCACCGATGAGGTTGACCCGGCCGGGGGCGGCCCAGACTCCGTCGGGCGCAAAACCGTACAGGTTCCGGAACCCGGCGGCGACCTCGTCGGCCGTCGACTGCCGCTGGTCCACGGGGACTTCGGGTGCGCTCACTGCTCTCCTCGGCCTTCCACGATCACCTTGATCGTCCTGGATCTGTTCGCCCGCGTGCGCGGGTCTACCGCTCGCCCGCCCCGCGCTGGGCGAACTCCCAGGCGTCGGCGACGATGTCGGCCAGTTCGGGGCGCGCGGGGCGCCAGCCGAGCCGGGTACGGGCGGCCTCGGCGGAGGCGACCAGGACCGCGGGGTCGCCTCCGCGCCGGGCGGCCGCGACCTCGGGGATCGGGTGTCCGGTGACCTTGCGCACGGTCTCGACGACCTCGCGTACGGAGAAGCCGGTGCCGTTGCCCAGGTTGCAGATCAGGTGCGTACCGTCCTCGGCCGCCTTCAGGGCGAGCAGGTGGGCCTCGGCGAGGTCGGCGACGTGGATGTAGTCGCGTACGCAGGTGCCGTCCGGGGTCGGGTAGTCGTCGCCGAAGACCGAGATGGCCTCGCGGCGGCCCTGGGCGACCTGGAGGACGAGCGGGATGAGGTGCGACTCGGGGTCGTGCCGCTCGCCGTAGGCGCCGTAGGCACCCGCGACGTTGAAGTAGCGCAGGCTGACCGC
This is a stretch of genomic DNA from Streptomyces sp. NA04227. It encodes these proteins:
- a CDS encoding trans-aconitate 2-methyltransferase; this translates as MPGPAPEPRHTPEPTAPAANERTPNPAEERTPNPVGELDESPDRAQNQNPNRASNQDDRAPKQNPVWDPNQYLRHAGHRSRPFHDLLARVPPLPVPQGAAPRIADLGCGPGNMTAVLARRWPTARVTGLDNSAEMLDRARRYHAGATEGGGTVDFVLADAARWTPDPAEPYDLLFSNATLQWVPEHVERFADWLTGIRPGGTFAFQVPGNHDAPSHALMRQLATSLRWSSKLAGKLRLDKPVLEPAEYLDRLAALGCRTDAWETTYLHQLDGDDPVLDWVMGTGLRPLLTALADDPEACDAFLAEYRALLREAYPRRSYGTVLPFRRVFVVAWKPL
- a CDS encoding MarR family winged helix-turn-helix transcriptional regulator, which encodes MEDEVDRLVSAWRRERPDLDVEPLEVLSRVSRLARHLDRARRLAFSEHALEPWEFDVLTSLRRAGAPYQLSPGQLLTQTLVTSGTMTNRIDRLTKKGLVERLPDPSDRRGVLVRLTATGQDRADRALAGLLDQERAILSELSPQERGQLAGLLRQLTAPFDNIPG
- a CDS encoding SDR family oxidoreductase, coding for MAEHDSGAPAHRPGQTCLVTGATGYIGGRLVPELLDAGHRVRCLARSPEKLRDHPWADRAEVVRGDVTDEASVRSAMAGIDVAYYLVHALSTGSGFEETDRRAARIFAEQAAAAGVRRIVYLGGLTPRGVPERELSPHLRSRAEVARIFLDGEVPATVLRAAVIIGSGSASFEMLRYLTERLPVMVTPRWVRNRIQPIGVRDVLRYLVGGAAMPAEVNRAFDIGGPDVLTYVEMMRRYAALAGLPRRLIVPVPVLTPRLSSLWVGLVTPVPGSIARPLTASLRHEVVCHEHDIARYVPDGSGQPLSCDRALELALRRVQEAQVTTRWSSAAVPGAPSDPLPTDPDWSGGSLYTDRRELTVDASPEALWRVIEGIGGTNGWYSFPLAWAVRGWFDRLIGGVGLHRGRRDPHRLRAGDSLDFWRVEEIEPGQLLRLRAEMRLPGLAWLEMRADRDESGRTRYRQRALFHPRGLLGHAYWWGVSPFHTVVFGGMARNIALAASGGSGGATGRGAGARRRRAAASG
- a CDS encoding carboxylesterase/lipase family protein encodes the protein MRAKRPPAGAVPAGALALVLAVAGLGLSATQAPATQAPAAPAPASAPASAPTNSTELTPADDTLVVTDKGPVRGKAAADHREFLGIPYASKPARWGSPRPAAPWSEPRDATRPGPRCAQSTGVFPNVEPRSESEDCLYLNVTTPRHVRGKKLPVMVWVHGSGFRNGAGDMYRPQRLADRGEVIVVTVNYRLGLFGFLAHPALDGGPARHKSGNFGLEDQQEALRWVRRNAGAFGGDPSNVTLFGESAGGVSTCSQLASPAAAGLFHRAAVQSGPCLSGTWPDLTGVPDPNGGWLPLARDKAEKQGRSVAGALGCTDPATVARCLRGTPAREVMAVTEKAEGDLRFTSVAPVYGGGGLLPESPAAALAAGRFHKVPVLHGITRDEFHTFQAVAAHLLQEPPLTVSAYEARVREFFGEPRAAKVLARYPADRYHGPDETWSKLITDLVFARSASDMNHTLARQVPTYAYQFADADAPWATDVPAPSFPTRAFHAAELQYQFDTDYFTGRTLTPDQRHLGDRVIDYWSRFARTGDPNGPGAPYWPRADRAPRAALSLAPGHDGIRPVDFDRDHDYAFWKSLVATVTTTVTPTATPPGRR
- a CDS encoding response regulator transcription factor, whose protein sequence is MARRIRVLVVDDHRIFAESLAAALAAEPDVDTGAAGSAPAALRCLQRAAAEGRAFDVVLVDAGLGRHSGAQAQAQAQVQAQTQAQAQSQSGLTRAAAVHAASATSPPSAPSPTSVPSGGLAPPRVSAMTGPHAASSGGVPVPRLAEAGAQGPPGGGLSLVAALQRSGHGARAVVIAEKDEPRCAALALQAGACGWVAKDSSLQRLHAVIRGVLRDETHLPPALLTGVLREMTSTRKHRSESERLIDQLTPREREVLRCMVAGLGRKAVAERLYLSPHTVRTHMQNVLGKLQVHSTLAAVALARRAGVGPVDLEEAS
- the galK gene encoding galactokinase, coding for MDQRQSTADEVAAGFRNLYGFAPDGVWAAPGRVNLIGEYTDFNEGFVMPLALPHSALAAVARRTDGVLRLHSADLDVPLAELRTDELKPLSDGGWAAYPAGVVWALREAGHTVGGADLHLASAVPTGAGLSSSAALEVVTALALNDLFELGLSGPELARIAQRAENDFVGVPCGIMDQMASACARPGHLLHLDCRDLSVEQVPFDLAAHGLGLLVVDTRVKHALGDGAYAERRDGCEEGARLLGLSHLRDLPYEQLPAALGKLTDERVRRYVRHVVSDDHRVQRVAALLEAGEVRAIGPVLTEGHHSLRDDLRISCPELDLAVEAANAAGALGARMTGGGFGGSAIVLVERERQAEIAEALERAFVEASFTAPRIFPAVAAQGARRER
- the galE gene encoding UDP-glucose 4-epimerase GalE, giving the protein MSGKYLVTGGAGYVGSVVAAHLLEAGHRVTVLDDLSTGFRAGVPEGAEFIEGRIQDAAKWLDSSYDAVLHFAASSQVGESVVKPEKYWDNNVGGSMALLAAMREAGVRRLVFSSTAATYGEPASSPITEDFPTAPTNPYGASKLAVDHMITSEAAAHGLGAVSLRYFNVAGAYGAYGERHDPESHLIPLVLQVAQGRREAISVFGDDYPTPDGTCVRDYIHVADLAEAHLLALKAAEDGTHLICNLGNGTGFSVREVVETVRKVTGHPIPEVAAARRGGDPAVLVASAEAARTRLGWRPARPELADIVADAWEFAQRGAGER